The following coding sequences lie in one Mercenaria mercenaria strain notata chromosome 5, MADL_Memer_1, whole genome shotgun sequence genomic window:
- the LOC123557387 gene encoding neurogenic protein mastermind-like isoform X1, whose translation MGDYMSPKRRDVIDRLRRRFEVYRRRQNGFQQRYDFGQRSIYEQERQHALVLRQKWLESKAKKASKSKSKADNSGSDHRNQNVAKRLKHKIDNNTLENQNQLQSHPENVYRFEDDDGAPPTKTLATSANNSATDGGILSSVSVHIVHQINGGKSQQEQKISTNVTVNQTIKSQTEPETDVQTNVECKQEPNEDSINQTNSSNNNNNSDLDESDLTDILNSFEKDEELPQEIIDELNKFDEIYRHVQDSEENVSGLKTSDSNGNMFASNMYVDPSQGQAQVRTPPYRGTPSHTAQTMTEGGLAAETLKQMAAQHQQHHPGQEQFGVKSAVDPFSDLSETGNFTRNGYSPQDYYSGMQNRTGSTGSYPGQPSIGYPQGGKQSVPTYGQNTNKQLAHYAHNTPSSQADTGPSSLQQLQNQVAHFNQGPQMEITQTQHMQVSDGSHRMQMSQTQHVQLRQPFPNISLTQQQGFAASPPNVVPNSSQSQTFMPNDQMTMQQQQQMMQNKIHTDQRQAQMQQYMNRPPPEYKMQHSMNGGIPSNSMGQNPLQTIQNMVNQTNTHQNQGYSSVKSEVSEMQSGMRAAQLTAMQQQQQMGMSMSQTQLNYSNQSMQRQASFPGALSHQMAGRPQRPPNAPTYTSAIMRNQRPPNVNTGPDGLNISQPIVGNPRQPQDWPRVMNPMSAHAVRHGAPTTSAGMMQYRSYSSDGHSTSAAQMQMHHQSQRTMHMDPMQSQQAAMMQNSAHAQQMMMQQQRMQMTQQMGQSTLTRQTPPYGMASQGGTFPQSSTSQEDILNLLDTTPNQNTDFYDVPTSGGASEANWYDIEDILGNQK comes from the exons ATGGGGGACTACATGTCCCCTAAAAGGAGAGATGTTATTGACAGATTACGACGACGTTTTGAAGTCTACCGACGTCGCCAGAACGGGTTCCAGCAACGGTATGACTTCGGACAGAGGTCTATTTATGAGCAAGAGAGGCAACATGCTCTGGTATTACGCCAAAAATGGCTTGAAAGTAAAGCGAAAAAGGCTTCAAAGAGCAAATCAAAGGCGGACAATAGCGGGTCTGATCACCGAAATCAAAACGTAGCG aaacGACTGAAACATAAAATAGACAACAACACTTTGGAGAACCAAAATCAGCTTCAAAGTCATCCAGAGAATGTATATCGCTTTGAAGACGATGACGGAGCACCGCCAACTAAAACTCTTGCCACTTCCGCCAATAATTCAGCGACAGACGGAGGAATCTTGTCCAGTGTTTCAGTGCATATAGTTCACCAGATTAACGGTGGAAAGTCTCAACAGGAACAGAAAATCTCAACAAATGTTACAGTAAATCAGACTATTAAATCTCAGACCGAACCGGAAACTGATGTTCAAACTAATGTTGAGTGTAAACAAGAGCCAAACGAGGATTCCATAAATCAGACAAACTccagtaataacaataataattcggATTTAGACGAATCGGACCTAACGGAcattttgaatagttttgaaaaagACGAAGAATTGCCTCAAGAGATAATAGATGAACTGAACAAATTTGACGAAATATATAGACATGTTCAGGACTCTGAGGAGAATGTTAGTGGTTTGAAAACGTCAGATTCAAACGGAAATATGTTTGCTTCAAATATGTATGTAGACCCTAGTCAGGGTCAGGCACAGGTTCGAACCCCACCCTACAGGGGAACGCCGTCACATACTGCTCAGACTATGACCGAAGGTGGTTTAGCTGCAGAGACTTTGAAACAAATGGCGGCTCAACATCAGCAGCACCATCCAGGTCAAGAACAGTTTGGTGTCAAATCTGCAGTGGACCCTTTTAGTGACTTATCAGAAACTGGCAACTTCACCAGAAATGGATACTCACCGCAGGATTATTATAGTGGTATGCAAAACCGTACTGGCTCCACGGGCTCGTACCCAGGTCAGCCCAGTATTGGATATCCGCAAGGAGGTAAACAATCGGTGCCAACATATGGTCAAAACACTAACAAACAATTAGCACATTACGCTCATAACACGCCAAGTTCTCAAGCCGACACTGGGCCGTCATCTCTTCAACAGCTTCAGAATCAGGTTGCTCATTTCAACCAAGGACCTCAAATGGAAATAACTCAAACGCAACATATGCAGGTCTCGGATGGTTCTCATCGTATGCAAATGTCTCAGACACAGCATGTTCAACTTCGACAACCTTTCCCAAATATTTCACTCACTCAGCAACAGGGATTTGCTGCATCTCCGCCTAATGTTGTTCCAAATTCTTCTCAGTCTCAGACTTTTATGCCCAATGATCAAATGACAATGCAGCAACAACAGCAGATGATGCAGAATAAAATACACACAGATCAAAGACAGGCACAAATGCAGCAATATATGAATCGGCCACCTCCAgaatataaaatgcaacatagcATGAATGGGGGTATACCTTCAAATAGCATGGGACAAAATCCCTTGCAGACTATTCAAAATATGGTGAATCAAACAAATACTCATCAAAATCAGGGTTATTCTTCAGTGAAAAGTGAAGTAAGTGAAATGCAAAGTGGCATGCGGGCTGCACAATTGACAGCAatgcagcaacaacaacaaatggGTATGTCAATGTCTCAGACTCAACTGAATTACTCAAATCAGTCAATGCAGAGGCAAGCGTCATTTCCAGGTGCTCTATCTCACCAAATGGCTGGTAGACCGCAGAGACCACCTAACGCGCCAACATATACTAGTGCAATTATGAGAAATCAAAGACCTCCAAATGTAAATACTGGACCCGATGGACTTAATATCTCGCAGCCCATTGTTGGAAACCCTCGGCAGCCACAAGACTGGCCGCGGGTTATGAATCCTATGTCAGCACACGCAGTAAGACACGGTGCGCCGACCACTTCTGCGGGGATGATGCAGTATCGGTCATACTCGTCAGACGGCCATTCTACAAGCGCCGCTCAGATGCAGATGCATCATCAGAGTCAAAGGACGATGCATATGGATCCAATGCAGTCTCAGCAAGCGGCCATGATGCAAAATAGTGCGCATGCGCAACAAATGATGATGCAACAGCAGCGAATGCAAATGACGCAACAAATGGGCCAAAGCACACTCACGAGACAAACCCCACCGTACGGCATGGCGTCACAAGGGGGCACATTCCCTCAATCAAGCACATCTCAAGAAGACATTTTAAATCTCTTAGACACTACACCCAACCAGAATACTGATTTCTATGACGTTCCAACATCCGGTGGCGCCTCGGAAGCTAATTGGTATGACATTGAGGATATTTTAGGCAATCAAAAGTGA
- the LOC123557387 gene encoding putative uncharacterized protein DDB_G0271606 isoform X2 — MTLYGVQISLGVALKKRLKHKIDNNTLENQNQLQSHPENVYRFEDDDGAPPTKTLATSANNSATDGGILSSVSVHIVHQINGGKSQQEQKISTNVTVNQTIKSQTEPETDVQTNVECKQEPNEDSINQTNSSNNNNNSDLDESDLTDILNSFEKDEELPQEIIDELNKFDEIYRHVQDSEENVSGLKTSDSNGNMFASNMYVDPSQGQAQVRTPPYRGTPSHTAQTMTEGGLAAETLKQMAAQHQQHHPGQEQFGVKSAVDPFSDLSETGNFTRNGYSPQDYYSGMQNRTGSTGSYPGQPSIGYPQGGKQSVPTYGQNTNKQLAHYAHNTPSSQADTGPSSLQQLQNQVAHFNQGPQMEITQTQHMQVSDGSHRMQMSQTQHVQLRQPFPNISLTQQQGFAASPPNVVPNSSQSQTFMPNDQMTMQQQQQMMQNKIHTDQRQAQMQQYMNRPPPEYKMQHSMNGGIPSNSMGQNPLQTIQNMVNQTNTHQNQGYSSVKSEVSEMQSGMRAAQLTAMQQQQQMGMSMSQTQLNYSNQSMQRQASFPGALSHQMAGRPQRPPNAPTYTSAIMRNQRPPNVNTGPDGLNISQPIVGNPRQPQDWPRVMNPMSAHAVRHGAPTTSAGMMQYRSYSSDGHSTSAAQMQMHHQSQRTMHMDPMQSQQAAMMQNSAHAQQMMMQQQRMQMTQQMGQSTLTRQTPPYGMASQGGTFPQSSTSQEDILNLLDTTPNQNTDFYDVPTSGGASEANWYDIEDILGNQK, encoded by the exons ATGACTTTATACGGGGTTCAAATATCACTTGGCGTTGCCTTAAAG aaacGACTGAAACATAAAATAGACAACAACACTTTGGAGAACCAAAATCAGCTTCAAAGTCATCCAGAGAATGTATATCGCTTTGAAGACGATGACGGAGCACCGCCAACTAAAACTCTTGCCACTTCCGCCAATAATTCAGCGACAGACGGAGGAATCTTGTCCAGTGTTTCAGTGCATATAGTTCACCAGATTAACGGTGGAAAGTCTCAACAGGAACAGAAAATCTCAACAAATGTTACAGTAAATCAGACTATTAAATCTCAGACCGAACCGGAAACTGATGTTCAAACTAATGTTGAGTGTAAACAAGAGCCAAACGAGGATTCCATAAATCAGACAAACTccagtaataacaataataattcggATTTAGACGAATCGGACCTAACGGAcattttgaatagttttgaaaaagACGAAGAATTGCCTCAAGAGATAATAGATGAACTGAACAAATTTGACGAAATATATAGACATGTTCAGGACTCTGAGGAGAATGTTAGTGGTTTGAAAACGTCAGATTCAAACGGAAATATGTTTGCTTCAAATATGTATGTAGACCCTAGTCAGGGTCAGGCACAGGTTCGAACCCCACCCTACAGGGGAACGCCGTCACATACTGCTCAGACTATGACCGAAGGTGGTTTAGCTGCAGAGACTTTGAAACAAATGGCGGCTCAACATCAGCAGCACCATCCAGGTCAAGAACAGTTTGGTGTCAAATCTGCAGTGGACCCTTTTAGTGACTTATCAGAAACTGGCAACTTCACCAGAAATGGATACTCACCGCAGGATTATTATAGTGGTATGCAAAACCGTACTGGCTCCACGGGCTCGTACCCAGGTCAGCCCAGTATTGGATATCCGCAAGGAGGTAAACAATCGGTGCCAACATATGGTCAAAACACTAACAAACAATTAGCACATTACGCTCATAACACGCCAAGTTCTCAAGCCGACACTGGGCCGTCATCTCTTCAACAGCTTCAGAATCAGGTTGCTCATTTCAACCAAGGACCTCAAATGGAAATAACTCAAACGCAACATATGCAGGTCTCGGATGGTTCTCATCGTATGCAAATGTCTCAGACACAGCATGTTCAACTTCGACAACCTTTCCCAAATATTTCACTCACTCAGCAACAGGGATTTGCTGCATCTCCGCCTAATGTTGTTCCAAATTCTTCTCAGTCTCAGACTTTTATGCCCAATGATCAAATGACAATGCAGCAACAACAGCAGATGATGCAGAATAAAATACACACAGATCAAAGACAGGCACAAATGCAGCAATATATGAATCGGCCACCTCCAgaatataaaatgcaacatagcATGAATGGGGGTATACCTTCAAATAGCATGGGACAAAATCCCTTGCAGACTATTCAAAATATGGTGAATCAAACAAATACTCATCAAAATCAGGGTTATTCTTCAGTGAAAAGTGAAGTAAGTGAAATGCAAAGTGGCATGCGGGCTGCACAATTGACAGCAatgcagcaacaacaacaaatggGTATGTCAATGTCTCAGACTCAACTGAATTACTCAAATCAGTCAATGCAGAGGCAAGCGTCATTTCCAGGTGCTCTATCTCACCAAATGGCTGGTAGACCGCAGAGACCACCTAACGCGCCAACATATACTAGTGCAATTATGAGAAATCAAAGACCTCCAAATGTAAATACTGGACCCGATGGACTTAATATCTCGCAGCCCATTGTTGGAAACCCTCGGCAGCCACAAGACTGGCCGCGGGTTATGAATCCTATGTCAGCACACGCAGTAAGACACGGTGCGCCGACCACTTCTGCGGGGATGATGCAGTATCGGTCATACTCGTCAGACGGCCATTCTACAAGCGCCGCTCAGATGCAGATGCATCATCAGAGTCAAAGGACGATGCATATGGATCCAATGCAGTCTCAGCAAGCGGCCATGATGCAAAATAGTGCGCATGCGCAACAAATGATGATGCAACAGCAGCGAATGCAAATGACGCAACAAATGGGCCAAAGCACACTCACGAGACAAACCCCACCGTACGGCATGGCGTCACAAGGGGGCACATTCCCTCAATCAAGCACATCTCAAGAAGACATTTTAAATCTCTTAGACACTACACCCAACCAGAATACTGATTTCTATGACGTTCCAACATCCGGTGGCGCCTCGGAAGCTAATTGGTATGACATTGAGGATATTTTAGGCAATCAAAAGTGA